The Candidatus Eisenbacteria bacterium region GTAGAAACCCGTGATGGCGAACATGCGAAACAGGTAGAGCCCAATCGCGGTTGCAAGGGCTACGGGGGATACGCCCACCCAGAACACGGCGATCACGCCCGCATGCAAGGCGAGAAACGGCGCACTCCCCGACCAGTGAATGGGTTCCGGCGGCACGGCGACTGCGGGCCCTGCATCACCGGACATACGGCGCGTGGTTTGCAACATGTCGCCGGTCCTTATCGCTTGGCTGTGAGTGAGTCGAGCCGGTCCGTGATCTGCTTGGCGAGCGGATCCGTGGCGGAATCGAACCGAGCAACCACCTTCCCGTCGGGGTCGACGAGAAACTTGGTGAAGTTCCACGAGATCTCCCCCGGGAAACCGGAGTCTCGCGTCAGGTAGGCGTAGAGCGGTTCGATCTGTTTGCCCTTCACGCTGATCTTGCTGAAGAGCGGGAAGCTGGTCCGAAACTCGAGGCTGCAGAACTCCTTGATCTCGGCATTCGTTCCGGGCTCCTGCTTCATGAAGTCGTTCGCCGGAAAAGCGACGACCTCGAATCCCTGACTCTTGTAGCGGCGGTAGAGGGCTTCGAGCGACTTGTACTGGGGAGTGAAGCCGCACCGCGACGCGGTGTTGACGATCAGAAGCGTCTTGCCCCGGTAGTCGGCCAGGGACTTCTCGTCTCCGTCGATGGTGATGACTCGGAACTCGTGAACGCTGCGCACCATCGATTTGTCTCCCACTCTGGAGTCGGCCGTGCTCAGCGTCCCGGCCACCGCAGCGATCAGGATCAGATTTTCAATGCTCATCAAGCCCCTCCCGCACCTGGCGGCCATCGCCAGGAATCCTGGTTCGCATCACCCGAGCACGGGCGCCCTTTCGGACGCCCTGCCCGCGGCGACTGTCGGATCAGTTGTTGACGATGATCTGCGCGCCCAGCGCCTGGGCGGCGGCTCCGCCCACGAAGCCCTTCGCGAACACCGTGTAGATCTTCCCGGCCTGCAGCACGATGCCGTTGAGCGGCAGCACCACCGTGCTGCTTCCGGCCAGACGAACCTCGAGGTTGTAGGTCCCCGCGTCGACTGGCGTGAAGGGCGCGAACTCCTTGAAGCTCCTGTTCGCGAACAGCACGGCGCCACCCTGAACCGCGACATCGACAGCCGGTGCGTTCGGTGACAGGTGGACGAAGCGCACGTGCGCTTTGCCGGCAGCCGGAGCGGTGAGGTCGTCGGTCAAGACGAGGGCGCCGATGCTGGCGACCGAATCGGTCGCGAACACGGAATAGTTCGTGTTGGCGCTCAACGCGAGGTCCGCATTGATCACCGTGGTCGCGGTTCCGGTGACGTTCACCTTCACGTTGCGAGTGCCGGACGTGACGCTGAGGTACGGGGTGCTGTTCGGAAATGCCAGCGCAGTTCCGGCGATCGTGCCGTCGACCAGCAGATCGACCGCCGGAGCGTCAGGGGACGCGTGGACGGCCATGACGCGCGCCTGAGCGGCCGGCGTCCCGGGGCTGACCGGGTTGTCGTCGTCGCTGCTGCAACCCGTCACGGCGAACAGTGCGAGGGCCGCCGCCCCCAGAAGCGAGATCTGCCTGCGATTCGTCATTGGATCCTCCTGATCATCGAGCAAGTCACCGGCGGGTCCGGTGACGACGGGGCATCCGATGGCGCTTGCGTGCGGATCGATCCAATGTTTGAATCGGTTCTGAACATGTATGGCGGATGCATGACATCTCGACAGTCGCCTGACTACCTCAGCTATTGGCCAATAAGGCAACGATTCCGGCCCGACTGAGATCTGACTGAATCTCGTTCAAAACCTGCTCATCTGAGGTGGGCCGACGGAAGCAGACTCGTTCGGCCCCCGCTCTCACGCAGTCCGAAGAGGACGCAAGTGAAGCCAAAACCCAGTCGAGGCGACGCGAAAACCCTCTCGATCGGCGCCCTGTCGCGAGCCACTCAGATCCCGGCCGAAACCCTTCGCACCTGGGAACGTCGGTACGGCTCGCCCATTCCGGAGCGCAAGCCGTCGGGGCATCGCCTCTATTCCGCCACGCAGGTCGAGCGCCTGCGCCGCGTCACGCGACTGCTGGCGCTGGGGCATCGACCGGGCGACATCCTGGGACTCCCGTCGGACGAGCTCGATCGCATGCTGTCGATCGCGGACCCCGAGGAGGCCGCGACGCCGGACCAGCGGTCGATCGAATTCGGGCGCGAGTCACTCGCCCGCTCGCTCGCCGCGGCATTGAAGGCCGCCTCCGACCTCGATCGCGAGGCACTGGTTCGGGAGCTGAGAGCCAGCTGGGTCCGGCTCGGGCCGCTTCGCTTTCTCGAAGACTTCGCCGGCCCCTTCATGTCCGAGATCGGCATGGCGTGGAGAAGCAAGGCTCTCGAGGTTCGCCATGAGCACTTCGCTTCGGCCTGCCTCTCCGGCTTTCTTCGCGAGGTTCGCGAGCCATTCGATCACACGGCTCGCGGCCCGCGGCTCGCGGTGGCGACGCTCTCCAGCGATACCCACGAAGGCGGCCTGCTCATGCTGAGCACGCTGCTCGCGTACCGCGGGTACAGGGTCCTCTACCTGGGCTGCGACAACCCGGTCGAGCAGATCGCCGCTGCCGCGACGACGCGCGGCATCGAGATCGTCGCCATCAGCATCTCGGCAGCCGCTCCTCGACGCCGGACCTCCGCCGCGGTCGGTCGGCTGCGTCGAATGCTGCCGCACCGCATGCCGCTGTGGATCGGCGGGGCCGGTGCGCCGGTGCCTCCGAAAGGCGTCGAACGCTTCGAGAACCTCGAGGCACTCGACGCCAGACTCACGGGCTGACGCGGGGCGAGCTCGACTCCTCCCGCCACGCCGCCACGAACTCCCGAGTGGTCGTCAAGACAATCACGCCTTTGCGAGAAAGCACCACCATGCACAATGCCAGCCGTCCCATGAAGCTGTTCCTGACCGCTGCTTCGATCTCGTTTCTGTTCTCCGTCTATCTCTGGTTTTTCTTGGACAAGCAGACGGCCATCTTCGTAGGAATCTGGGTGCCATCGATTCTCTCCCTGGGCACGCTCGTCCGGAGTGCGCGATGAGTCCCGACGCCGTCGTCGCGTGCGTGGGTTCCGCCGTGTTCGCCATCACCCTGATCGGCGTGCTGGAGGCTTTCCGCTGGAAGTCCGGCGGCGAGGATGAGTGAGTGATTCGGGGCCGCAGCGCGGCGACGGTGAGGACCTACCGCATTCCACCCATCTGCATTCGAATCGCGACGGGCAGAACGCAGAGCAGCGCCACGAGCGTCAGCGCGAGAAGTGCTGAGCCGACGAGCAGTCGCTGGAGCCGAGTCATCTCAGCGCACGATCGTGAAGCGTCGAGTCGCCACGGCTGCCCCCTGACGAAGGCGGAGCCAGTAGACGCCGGATCGAAGTGAGCGATCGAGACTGAACTCCATGGCCTGTTCGCCGCTGGCTCCCCTGGGCGCCCACCGCTCTTGAATGCGGCGACCCGTGATGTCGAACATCTCAAGGCTCACGGGCGCGCTGCCCGGCAGCGTGAATCTCACCTCGAGTGAGCTGGCACCTTGGTGCGGGGCGACCGGATCGAGTCGTAGCGATGCTTGTGACGTGTCATCCGCAAGCACATGGCGAGCGGATGGCTTGCTCGGCTTTCGGAGAGTCACTGATCGCTGACCGAACATGAACGCGACCTCGCCCGTGTAGATCGAAGGAAACGCGAGATCCAGTGCGCCGTCGCCATCGAGATCTCCAAGCGCTGGAGTGCGTGCGCCGGCCATGGCGAGATCGTTGTCGCCGTCGCCGTCGTAGTCGCCGATCGCGACCGAACGACAGGCCCCGACCGTTGAGTAGAGACGCTCGACGGCGAACCCGTCGCGATTTTGCGATTGAGCTCGGGCGGGCAGCGCGAGCAACACGCTACCGAGGGCAAGGAAGACGGTTCCAAGGTAATTCGAGCGCAGACGCGCATCACGGCACGTGGTCATGGCGGCCTCCGAGGCGAGAGCCATGACAATCGCAATCGGCGCGCCAGCTGAAGTGATGCATTAGCTGCTGAGCCCAAGTACGTGTGACTGGAGGTGCCGCCACGAGGTGGCTGCGAATGCGCGCGCGATCGGTGTCGGGTCGCTTCGAGGAATTCGTCAGCCCGTCCGACACTCCACGCCGCGCGCAACCTCGCGCCTACGCCTCCGCCAGGACCACCCGCCGACCTCCCCCACCCCACCAGGTCACCGCATACGCGAGCATTGGCAGCAGCCCTGTGCAGAGCGCCACGTCGCGCCACGGAATCACGAGCTGCACGGCGAAGTTGGTGCTCGCGAGCAGCCCGATCGCGGGCATCATACCG contains the following coding sequences:
- a CDS encoding glutathione peroxidase, whose product is MVRSVHEFRVITIDGDEKSLADYRGKTLLIVNTASRCGFTPQYKSLEALYRRYKSQGFEVVAFPANDFMKQEPGTNAEIKEFCSLEFRTSFPLFSKISVKGKQIEPLYAYLTRDSGFPGEISWNFTKFLVDPDGKVVARFDSATDPLAKQITDRLDSLTAKR
- a CDS encoding DUF4397 domain-containing protein, whose protein sequence is MTNRRQISLLGAAALALFAVTGCSSDDDNPVSPGTPAAQARVMAVHASPDAPAVDLLVDGTIAGTALAFPNSTPYLSVTSGTRNVKVNVTGTATTVINADLALSANTNYSVFATDSVASIGALVLTDDLTAPAAGKAHVRFVHLSPNAPAVDVAVQGGAVLFANRSFKEFAPFTPVDAGTYNLEVRLAGSSTVVLPLNGIVLQAGKIYTVFAKGFVGGAAAQALGAQIIVNN
- a CDS encoding MerR family transcriptional regulator, yielding MKPKPSRGDAKTLSIGALSRATQIPAETLRTWERRYGSPIPERKPSGHRLYSATQVERLRRVTRLLALGHRPGDILGLPSDELDRMLSIADPEEAATPDQRSIEFGRESLARSLAAALKAASDLDREALVRELRASWVRLGPLRFLEDFAGPFMSEIGMAWRSKALEVRHEHFASACLSGFLREVREPFDHTARGPRLAVATLSSDTHEGGLLMLSTLLAYRGYRVLYLGCDNPVEQIAAAATTRGIEIVAISISAAAPRRRTSAAVGRLRRMLPHRMPLWIGGAGAPVPPKGVERFENLEALDARLTG
- a CDS encoding T9SS type A sorting domain-containing protein, whose product is MTTCRDARLRSNYLGTVFLALGSVLLALPARAQSQNRDGFAVERLYSTVGACRSVAIGDYDGDGDNDLAMAGARTPALGDLDGDGALDLAFPSIYTGEVAFMFGQRSVTLRKPSKPSARHVLADDTSQASLRLDPVAPHQGASSLEVRFTLPGSAPVSLEMFDITGRRIQERWAPRGASGEQAMEFSLDRSLRSGVYWLRLRQGAAVATRRFTIVR